The genomic DNA CAGGGCGTTGCCCTGGGAACTGCCCACGGCAATGACCCGACGAATTCGGAACACCCTCCTACCGCCTTGTCGCCTTGCCCCAGTAATCCCAGGGCGTTGCCCTGGGCTGAGAACCATCAGTCCTTCGGACTGAAATCAACCGGGCGGAAGTCAGAGCCTGTTTGGGAATCCTGGCTATCTACATCCGTCTGCACTCGTAGTTTAGGTATTCTGGGCCGTCATTCGCCGTCTGTCGTTAGGCACACTTATTCAGGCGACGAAGCATGAGTCGGATGCTGCTGACCTGGACCATGGCCTCGCTCGACGATTCGGTCCGCTCGTAATCCTTGCTATTCCGCCGACACCGTCCGATCCACGCGAACGTCCGCTCGACCACCCATCGGACCCGCAACGGCTGGAAGGTGGTCGCCCCCGGGGGGCGGGACGAGATCTCCAACCGCACCCCCGGGCGGTGACCGGACAACCACGCCTCGAACGCATGGTTGTGATACTTCTGGTCGGCGAACACCGCCCGGACCCGCGAATACACCCCGGGATCGAGTCGCCCGAGGACGGTCGCGGCGGCCGCTCCGTCGTCCACGTTGGCCGCCGTCACGACGACCACCAACAGCAACCCGAGCGTGTCCGTCAGGATGTGCCGCTTCCGCCCCTGGATCTTCTTTCCCCCATCATATCCGGGGCTTTCCGTGCATTCCGTCCCCTTGACGGATTGGCTATCGATGCACGTCGCACTCGGGGTCGGGTCCGGCCGGCCTTCGGCTACCCGGACCTGGGCGGCCAACGCGGCATTCAGCCGGGTCCATGTCCCGTTCCGCTTCCACGTGGCGAAATACGCGTACACCGTCTGCCATGGGGTGCCCAAATCGTTCGGCAACATCCGCCACTGGCAACCGGTCCGATTGAGATACAGGATGCTGTTCAGGACGGATCGGAAGTTCACCGTTCGGGGAGCCCCGGCTCCCGTCGGGGGCGGGACGAACGGTTGTACGAGAGCCCATTCGGACTCGGTCAGGTCGGTCGGGTAACCCGTTCGCATGATCCCTCCGGGGAAAGCGGCCATTGGGCTGACCGGCCTATACCCCGAGTCGAGATCTTCTCCAGACCGACACCACCACCACCACCCAAATCCCATAGATTCCCAAACAGGCTCTCAGTCGTCACAACAAACACTCCAAGGGCCGGATCTTCACCCCGAAGGGGTGATGGTTCTCAGCCCAGGGCAACGCCCTGGGTTCTCTTTACGCTTGCGCCCCTGCCCCCGCCCTCTTCATGTACCTCGCGACTTTCCGCTGCATGACCCAGCGTACGACTCGGGGTGCCGCGCGCTTGCCGAACCAGACCCACCACGACACGAACCCGACCGCCGCCTCGGTGCGGTTGCGGATTAGGCTCCGGGCTACACTCACGCCGACCTCTTCTGGCCGCTGAGCGCCTTCAAAGTCCAGATAAATCCGTCCGTCGTTCCGCAACAGGTGGCGGTTCAGGTCGTCGCTGCGGACCACGCCGGGGAGGACCAGTAGCACGTCGATGTCGTACCGGGCGAACTCGCCCCGCAGCGCTTCCGTCAAACCGACCAGGGCGTGTTTGCTCCCGCAATGTTCCGACAAGCTCGGAATACCCCACCGCCCGCAGATGCTGGCCACGTTCACGACGGCCGCCCGCCAGCCCTTCGGCCCCTTGAGCGAACTCGCCATCAGGTGCGGCTGACACAGGCGGATCATCTCCGCCGGGGCGAAGAAGTTAATCTCCGTCACCTTGCGCAGAATCTCGGGCGTCGAGGTCGCGAACTCGCCGAAACTGGCCACGCCGGCACAGTTCACCAACACATCCAACGCCCCGAACCGGGCCACCACATCCGCGACGAGCCGCTCGCGGGCGGCCGGGTCGGTCAGGTCGCACGGGTACGTCTCCACCTCCGCGCCCGCGCCACGGAGTTGCGCGGCCAGCTTGGCCAGTTCATCGGCCGAACGGGCGGTGAGGGCGAGTTTTGCGCCGTGCGGGGCGAGATTTTCCGCGGCCCGGCGGCCGATCCCCCGGGACGCCCCGGTTACCAGCACTACCCGATTTCGCAAGTCCCTGCGCATCACCCATCCTTTTTCATCGAGCGTGCCCGACCGCTATATCCACATCGATCGTTGATTTTAGTCCAACCACTCGGTTCTGGTTAGCCGAACTGCGAGACGACCTCGGCCGGACCCCCGCGCCATTGCTACGGTCCCGCCATTTTACCATTTCCAACCCGTCTCGGAATTGTTCCACAGCCGTCAGATGCGCACTTCGTGCGAAGCCGGGCAAGATGGGGGCTTCGGGGGTTGAGTGGACGACAGGTTCGGTTCCGACGAATCTATTGAAGTTGACCCACCCTGCGTATCGTGGCTATTGTTTGGCTCAGAGTCCAACGCGCCGGGCAGACGAGGGTGAGGATGCACGCGGCCGCTCCGTCGTTATCGGTTGTGGTTCCCTGTTACAACGAGGAACTCGTTCTCGACGCCCTGCACGACCGCCTGGCGCGGGTGTGCGACGCGCTGGCGGTTGACCACGAACTGGTATTCATCAACGACGGATCGAAGGACGCGACCTGGACGAAAATGACCGCGCTGGCGGCCCGCGACCCGAACATGGTGTGCGTGAACCTGTCGCGGAACCACGGGCACCAACTCGCCCTGACGGCCGGCTTGAGCGTCTGTCAGGGCGACCAAATCCTGATTATCGACGCCGACCTGCAAGACCCGCCCGAAGCTCTGCCGGAGATGCTGGCGCTCATGGCCCGCGAAAGGGCCGACGTCGTTTACGGCCAGCGGGCGTCGCGACAGGGAGAGACGTTCTTCAAGCGGGCGACCGCCTACCTCTTTTACCGCGCCCTGGGCTGGCTCGCGGACGCACCCATCCCGCAGGACACCGGCGACTTCCGGCTCATGACCCGCCGCGTCCTCGACCAGTTCCTGTCCATGCCGGAGCGGCATCGCTTCGTCCGCGGCATGGTGAGCTGGCTGGGGTACAAACAAGTCCCGTACCTGTACGAACGGCACCCCCGGGCTGCCGGGGAAACGCACTACACCATTCGCAAGATGGTCCGGTTCGCCGGCGACGCGGTCACGGGCTTTTCGGTCAAGCCGCTGGCGCTCCCTCTCCGCGTGGGCGGGTTGTGCGGGGCGGCAGCCGTCGTAACGACCGCTCTGGCCGGATGGTGGTGGGTCGCACACGGGGAGATACCGTCCGTGGGCTTGCTCGCGGCCCTGGTCCTTTTGCTGGCGGGCGGGCAGTTCCTGACTTTGGGCGTGATCGGCGAATACCTCGGGCGGATGTACACGGAAGTCCGCGGCCGGCCGCTCTACGTGATCGAACAAGTCGTCCGCGGCCAGGAAGCGGCCACCCTGCCGGTCGGCGAGCGGGCGCGGCGGGAAGTCGCGTGAGCCCACAGCATTTTCGCCCCACCACCGGCGGGATTCTCGCCGTGGTTCTCGCGCACGCGGCCGCGCTCACGATCGTCTGCCACTACCACTATTTCGCCCCACCGCCGACGCGGCAACTCTGGGTCTGGCTCGAACTCGGCCTGTCCGTTTTCTTTTGGCTCCCGGCCCGCCTCTACGTCTTCCGCGTCCTGGCATCGGGATATCGCGCGGTGGAAGCGACCGAGCACCGGACGTTCGTCGCGATCCCCTGCGTGCTGGGGTTCGTCGTCGCCCGGTGGTGGGCGGGCACGTTCGCGGACACCCTCTGGCTGCACCCGGTAGTCGTACACGAGATCCTGGATGTGGTCCTCGCGGCCGCCCACGCCGCCCTACTCGCCGCGGCTTACGGCGGCCTGGTCACGGCATTAGTCCTCAGTGACAAGTTCCTGGGCGGCGGATCTCAAGCTGTTCCCTCTATGCCTCCCGACCCGATTGCCGCGGTTCCTAACGACAGACCTGCCGGCTCTCTGCGGGGCTGGCTCATTTTCGCCCTGCTCCTGGGAGCGGCGAACGCATTTGTCGTCTGGTACATTGGCCAGGAACACGTCGCGTATTACTGGGACTACATGGTCTACTGGACGCGGGCGAGCGATTTCGCCGAGGTGATCCGCGTTGCCCCCGAGACCGCGTGGGACCGATTCCGGCTGTCGGTCCGGAACGACGATTACGGACTCACGCCGGCCGTCTTGCCGGCGCTTTTCGAAGCCGTGTTCGGCGACAGCCGCCTGGCGTACATCCTGGCCATCGTGAACCTCTACCTCGCCGCGGTCGCGGTCGCCGGCTGGTGGTTCGTGCGGCGGTTCGCCCCGACCGCCCCCGCCGCGCTGGTCGTCGCCGTGCCGGCGGTCGTCACGTTCACTTCGCCGATCGCGTGGGCGCCGCTCCTTCACGGCTACCTCGACATCGGCGGCGTCGCGATCGCGACCGTCGCCCTGACCTTATACCTGTCTCATCCGGTGGGCCGCCTGCGCTGGCACCACATCCTCACACTGGCGGCGCTGCTAGCCCTGCTCGCCCTGTTCCGCCGGTGGTACACATTCTTCATCGTGGCGTTCGTCCTGCTCGCCGGCCTGGAGTCGGTCGCGGCGTTCGCCCGGACATACTCTCGGGACGGTTGGCGAAAAGCCATCCGCGGCCTCTGGGCGGTCGGGAGTATCGGTTTCGGATTCCTGCTCCTAATCATCTCGTTCGCGGAGCCGTGGGTCGAGCGAGTCCTGAAGACGAATTACGCGGCCGATTACACCGCTTACCACACAGAGGAACCGTTCGCGGTCCGGGCGGGTCACGTACTCAACAACTGCGGTCCGGGATTTCTCGCCGCGGCTCTCGCCGGTCTGGTCGTACTCGTCTGTTTTCAAACCACGCGGCGGCCCGCCCTGTTCGTGGCCGCGCTTTACCCGATCATCCTTACGCACTTCCTTCGAACGCAGGAATTCGGTCCGCACCATCATTACCTGCTTCTGCCGGCGTACCTCCTGCTTCCGTCACTGGCACTGACGCGGGTGCTGACCCCGGCGGCGCCGGCAGTGCGGTGGCTGAGTGTGTCCGTGGTAGGAGGGCTCGGCGGGTTGGCCGCGGCCGTGATGTTCGTGCCCGCGCTGGTGCCGTGGCGCGAACCGCTCAGGCCGGTCATCTCCGGATTAGACAACACGCCGATCGTTCGCAACGACCTACCCGAGTTCTTGCGAATGGTGCGATATCTTGGGGCCGCGACCGCCGCGGACGGGGGAAAGGTCACGCTGATCGGCAGTTCGCTGACGATCAACGTCAGCATGCTCTACACGGCGGACCAGTCGTTTCGGGAACCACTCCTGCCGCGCGAGCGTGTCCTCTTTTGTTCCGAAGTCGACCGCGTGGGCGGCTTCCCGGCCGCGCTGTTTCAAGCCGAAGTGGTGGCCGTCGCCGCGCCGCTGCAAACGCACCTCCGCGAGTCCGAACAACAGGCCGTGGTGATCGCGACCGACAGTTTGTTGAACCACAAAGACGTCGGCAACGCCTTCGAGAAACTGCCCGCGTCGTTCCACCTGGATCACGGGGTCACGGTCTACGTTTACCGCCGGGTGCGACCGGTCGCGGCGAACGACTTCAAAGCCTTCTGCGCCCGGCTCGAAGCGGCCCACCCGGACGTCCCGGTCTTCTTTCAGCCCCCCGTCGGCCCCGGCTTCGATCTCACCGACTGGCCGCAATCCGAGGGGAGATGACCGCGGTCGCGCGGCGTGCGGTGGAAAGACGGGCAACCCAACTCGTGAGCTCAACTCCCTCAGCGTGAATAAACGCGAGGAGCTCGAATCATGGATATTTCGGCGCTCTCGTCGTGGCATCGCCATAAAGGGGAAGGACACTCCCGGCCGCCGGCGCCATCTTACCGGGGGTGCTGTTGATAGATCTGATCGAACTGGGGGGCCGCCGCCTGGAACGCGGCCGCCAGCAGCGGGTCGAACTGGTTCGGGCTCTCGGCCGTGATGATCCGGACCGACCGGGCGTGGGTGAACCCGGGCCGCGCGGGCCGGCGGGACCGCAGGGCGTCGTACACGGAAACGAGTCCGACCACGCGGGCGGCCAGCGGGATGCCCGCCCCTTTGAGCCCGTCCGGGTATCCGCTGCCGTCCCACCGCTCGTGGTGCGACCGGACCACCTCGGCGGCCAACGCCAGGTACGGTAGGGCTTGGCCGTACTTGGCGACCAGGTCCGCGATCACGTCCGCCCCGATCGTCGTGTGCATCTGGACGGCCATCATCTCCTCGGCGTCCAACCGCCCCGGCTTCATCAGCAGCGGCGTCGGGATTGCCATCAACCCCACGTCGTGGAGCGGGGCCACGGCCACCAGCATGTCCAGGTACGTCTGGTCCTTGAGCCGCGCGTACTCGGCGTGGTCGGGCGCGGCGGCGGCCAGGGCCGACACGTACCGCGCGAGCCGGGAACTGTGCCCGCGGCTCAGGACGGTGACTTCTTCCAGAAGTCGGGTGACGATCAACCCCAGGGCCTTCGCGGTCGTGTACGGCGGCGGGCCGGCGACCGGGTCGTTGGGCGAGGGGCCCGCCAGCGTCTGGGGCTCGAACCGCGTGTCCGCGACCGCCGTGCGGGTCGTGGCCCGCGCGGGAATCCGAACGGTGTCGCGGGCCGACGGACTTTGGGGCGGCCGCGCCTCGAGCCCGCGCCGGCGGTTCAACAACCCCCGGACGCGGGACAGGAACTCGGACGGCTGGAGCGGCTTGCGGATGAAATCGTCCGCCCCTTCGAGCAGTAAATTGCCGAGCGCTTCGGTCGTGACCACCCCGGACATCAACATCACCATCGGGAGCGGATCCGGGGTCCGGGCCTGGATCCGCGCCGTCAGGCCCGCCCCGTCCAGCCCCGGCATGTTCATGTCCGAGATCACCAGATCGAACGGCTGGCGTTCGAGGGCGTCCCAGGCGGCATCCCCCGTCTCGGCTTCGGTACACGTACACTCGCGGGCGAGGAGGTTCCGGACGAAGATCCGGACGTCGACGTCGTCGTCGGCGACGAGTACGCGGAATTTCGGGGTCGCGTCCGCGCCGGCGGCGACCGGTTGCCATCGGACAAACGGGCCGAGGGCGGCGGCGACCGCGGCGGCCGACGACAGCCGCCGGTCGGGGTCCGGTTGCATCAACCGGGCGATCAGGTCGCTCAGCCCGACCGGGTACTCCGGGCGGACCGCCCGGAGTTCCGGTGGTGGGGCGTTCAGGCGGAGCTGCAGGTCGACGATGGCCGCCCCCGTCGCGGGGAACGGTTCCTTGCCCGTCAGCGCCCAGAACAGCGACGCCCCGAGGGAAAACAGGTCGGCCCGGACGTCGACCCGGTGCGGGTCGCGGGCCTGTTCCGGGGCCATGTACCCGACCGACCCGAGCAGGACGCCCGGTTCGGTCACATGCAGCTGGGGGTGCAGGGCCAGGCCGAAGTCGAGAACCTTGGCCTGCCAGTCCGGGGTGACCACGATGTTCTGCGGCTTGATGTCCCGGTGGATCAGCCCGTGGCGGTGGGCTTCCGTCAGGGCGTCCGCGACCTGCCGGAAGAGGGCGGCCGCCCGGTGAACCGGGACCGGCCCGTTCTCCGCGACGAACGCGTGGAGATCCCGCCCCGGGACGAGTTCCATCACGTAGTAGTCCCGCACCTCGCGGGCGCCGGGCGGGCGGTGCTGGCCGGCGTCCTGACAGCCGACGATGTTCGGGTGTTGGAGGCGGGCGATCGACCGGGCTTCCAGGTAGAACCGGTGCAGGCGGGCGTGGTCCCCGTGGCCGGCGGACACGAGCTTGACGGCGACCTGCCGGCGGAGGTGGATGTGCTCGGCCCGGTAGACGACGCCCATGCCGCCCCTGCCGAGCGGCTCAAGTAAGCGGTAGTGACCGACCACCAGGTCCGTACTCTGGCCGCTCCGGATCATCTGGGCCTGGAACTCGGTGAGCAGTTGCCGCCCGACCAGTTTATCGAGGAGGGATTCGATTTGTTCGGAGGACGCGATGTCGGACAGGACCGGGGCCGGGAGTTCGCACCACTCTTCCGGGTGAATGATCGACTGTTCGAGAAGATCGTTGAGGAAGTCCAGCCCCGGCGGGACCGTGGCGGCCTTCAGTACGAGGGTACTCATGTTCGCGACCCAGCCGAATCGGATTCCGATCGATCACCGTCCGCGTGGGGTCGGGTCGGTCGGGATGGTGCGGTGGGCGATCAGAACTGTAGTTCGCGTCTGATGATAGTGATGCAACGAATCAATATTTTGCAAACGGAAATCATTCCGTGAAAAAATATTGATACCCTTCTCGCAATGAAGTTTGAGACGAGATGAGAGTCGGCGTTTCGTCCCGCCGCCCCTTTTGACGTGGGCCGAATGGTTTGACGTGTGAAGAGTTCACGACAGGCGCGTTGGGGCGAGCTGTCCGTGTTCTGCACTGAGGTGCCAGCCGTCGGTTGTGGCGGCACGTTTCCAACGTGCCGATCCCCTCCCCACCTGCGGCACGTTGGAAACCAGCAATTCCCGCCCCCCTGCGTTTTCGCTTGGTTTAGCGGCCATTACGAAGTGTCCTTTCGTAATGGTCCGGGTATCTTATCTTGCATACCCTTCCCACATTAACATTGGCAAAGGATTCTTGCCATGTTGCCACCGCCCGAATCGCCCCTGGCCGCGGATCGGTTGATCCGGATCATCCGCGATCGGTTCCAACACCTCCCCGACACACGCACCGCACCGACCATCTCGTTGCGGGATGCGTTGCTCTCCGGATTCGC from Fimbriiglobus ruber includes the following:
- a CDS encoding IS5 family transposase, translated to MRTGYPTDLTESEWALVQPFVPPPTGAGAPRTVNFRSVLNSILYLNRTGCQWRMLPNDLGTPWQTVYAYFATWKRNGTWTRLNAALAAQVRVAEGRPDPTPSATCIDSQSVKGTECTESPGYDGGKKIQGRKRHILTDTLGLLLVVVVTAANVDDGAAAATVLGRLDPGVYSRVRAVFADQKYHNHAFEAWLSGHRPGVRLEISSRPPGATTFQPLRVRWVVERTFAWIGRCRRNSKDYERTESSSEAMVQVSSIRLMLRRLNKCA
- a CDS encoding SDR family NAD(P)-dependent oxidoreductase, which translates into the protein MRRDLRNRVVLVTGASRGIGRRAAENLAPHGAKLALTARSADELAKLAAQLRGAGAEVETYPCDLTDPAARERLVADVVARFGALDVLVNCAGVASFGEFATSTPEILRKVTEINFFAPAEMIRLCQPHLMASSLKGPKGWRAAVVNVASICGRWGIPSLSEHCGSKHALVGLTEALRGEFARYDIDVLLVLPGVVRSDDLNRHLLRNDGRIYLDFEGAQRPEEVGVSVARSLIRNRTEAAVGFVSWWVWFGKRAAPRVVRWVMQRKVARYMKRAGAGAQA
- a CDS encoding glycosyltransferase family 2 protein; the encoded protein is MHAAAPSLSVVVPCYNEELVLDALHDRLARVCDALAVDHELVFINDGSKDATWTKMTALAARDPNMVCVNLSRNHGHQLALTAGLSVCQGDQILIIDADLQDPPEALPEMLALMARERADVVYGQRASRQGETFFKRATAYLFYRALGWLADAPIPQDTGDFRLMTRRVLDQFLSMPERHRFVRGMVSWLGYKQVPYLYERHPRAAGETHYTIRKMVRFAGDAVTGFSVKPLALPLRVGGLCGAAAVVTTALAGWWWVAHGEIPSVGLLAALVLLLAGGQFLTLGVIGEYLGRMYTEVRGRPLYVIEQVVRGQEAATLPVGERARREVA
- a CDS encoding protein kinase domain-containing protein — translated: MSTLVLKAATVPPGLDFLNDLLEQSIIHPEEWCELPAPVLSDIASSEQIESLLDKLVGRQLLTEFQAQMIRSGQSTDLVVGHYRLLEPLGRGGMGVVYRAEHIHLRRQVAVKLVSAGHGDHARLHRFYLEARSIARLQHPNIVGCQDAGQHRPPGAREVRDYYVMELVPGRDLHAFVAENGPVPVHRAAALFRQVADALTEAHRHGLIHRDIKPQNIVVTPDWQAKVLDFGLALHPQLHVTEPGVLLGSVGYMAPEQARDPHRVDVRADLFSLGASLFWALTGKEPFPATGAAIVDLQLRLNAPPPELRAVRPEYPVGLSDLIARLMQPDPDRRLSSAAAVAAALGPFVRWQPVAAGADATPKFRVLVADDDVDVRIFVRNLLARECTCTEAETGDAAWDALERQPFDLVISDMNMPGLDGAGLTARIQARTPDPLPMVMLMSGVVTTEALGNLLLEGADDFIRKPLQPSEFLSRVRGLLNRRRGLEARPPQSPSARDTVRIPARATTRTAVADTRFEPQTLAGPSPNDPVAGPPPYTTAKALGLIVTRLLEEVTVLSRGHSSRLARYVSALAAAAPDHAEYARLKDQTYLDMLVAVAPLHDVGLMAIPTPLLMKPGRLDAEEMMAVQMHTTIGADVIADLVAKYGQALPYLALAAEVVRSHHERWDGSGYPDGLKGAGIPLAARVVGLVSVYDALRSRRPARPGFTHARSVRIITAESPNQFDPLLAAAFQAAAPQFDQIYQQHPR